The Novipirellula galeiformis nucleotide sequence TGGCCTTTGATGGATCAATGGGACGACGAGGTGGCCGAAGGGATCTTGCCCGAAGGACTCGTGCCTCCGAAGCCATAGAGCATTTTGAATAATGACGTGGGATTCACAAAAAGCTCGAGTGCTGCGTCTAGCCTAGGAAGTTAGGGTTGAAGCGATTAGCCGTTTTGGCGTTAGCCACGGTTTTAACAACAGAACCGTGGCTAACGCCAAAACGGCTAATCCTAAAAGTAAGGTTTGGCAAAGCACGAGGCGGTCGAGTTGGATCGCGAGCGACGTGTGGCTGCAGCAAAGGGCATCGAAACGTTATCCTGGTGAGCGTGTTCGCATCAGGTTGCGAACGTGGTCCCCTCAATCGCCAATGCTTAATTGAAATCAGATGGTCCAAACAAACGAGCCCCAACCGAACACGTTCTTTGTTGAAGTCTCTGGTTCGGGGCTTCCCGAAGTGGATGGTCTGTTCGTGCCTTCCACGGCGCCGCCCACCAAATCGGAATCGGGAACTGTATCAAGTCCCGGCTACTGGAATGGCAAGAGGGCGTGGGACCGTGCCGACGGTCAAAGTGCCCGAAGCCCTTCGTTGTCGTACTCCAACACCTATAAATCCTGGCGAATTTGTCGTCTCGATGGTCATCTCGCCTACGACATCTCAGGCGAAGATGAGTTGCCACCTACCGATCGAGAGTGGCATGTTTACAAAAAGGGGGTTGCCCCGGCTCCGAAGGTTGTGCTCCACCACTATGACCCCAGGCTGCCCTGTCCGAGTCCCAACGTCGTCTTCGTTCTGGGAGGACCCGGTGCTGGAAAAGGAACCATGTGTGAGCTTGCCGAGTCTCAACTCGGGTGGACTCATTTGTCCACTGGCGATCTGCTCCGCGCCGAACGCCAATTGGGAGGTCCGACCGCCGCCATCATCGAAGAATTCACAACGGCGGGGAAGTTAGTACCCAACGAGATCATCGTAACGTTGCTCAAGAACGCGATGGAGACGGTTACCAGAACGACAGGCAAGAATAACTTCCTGCTTGATGGGTTCCCTCGCTCCCTATCCAATTTAGAAGCATGGTACGAGATCTTCGGGCGGGAAGCCGAGTTGCCTAAGATGTTGTACTTCGAGTGCCCCTACGCGGTGCTCGAAAAACGGATCATGAGCCGCGCTAAGTACT carries:
- a CDS encoding nucleoside monophosphate kinase, translated to MVQTNEPQPNTFFVEVSGSGLPEVDGLFVPSTAPPTKSESGTVSSPGYWNGKRAWDRADGQSARSPSLSYSNTYKSWRICRLDGHLAYDISGEDELPPTDREWHVYKKGVAPAPKVVLHHYDPRLPCPSPNVVFVLGGPGAGKGTMCELAESQLGWTHLSTGDLLRAERQLGGPTAAIIEEFTTAGKLVPNEIIVTLLKNAMETVTRTTGKNNFLLDGFPRSLSNLEAWYEIFGREAELPKMLYFECPYAVLEKRIMSRAKYSGRSDDNVESVKLRFDTFKAETLPTVELFKSKGKCVEVDTSQDRQAVFALVIRNLAEYTDTQLATKPLTERAEMLLGLRPYSAEEA